The uncultured Methanoregula sp. genomic sequence ATCCTTACCAATCCGGATGGACAATCGTATACGTTGACCGATGGGTTTGAGATCCGCTATGCAACAAACGGCACCATCAATTTCAAGTCCAGTCCCGCCGGTGCGGTTGTTTATCTCAATGCATCGAAGATAGGCACAACACCGTTCTCACTCGATGGCCAGCTACCCGGTTCGTATTTCATCCGGATGCAGAAACCCGATTATAGTGACTATACCACCCAGGTTATTGTAACTCCCGGCGGTACCTCGTATGTCTATGCGTACCTCACCACCGCTTCAGTTGAGACAACAAGTACAACCGCCTTACCTCAGCTCACCAATGAACCGGCAACGGTAAAGACTACGAAGAAGACCCCGACAAAAATCCCGACACCCTGGCCAACTTCCACGCCAACGCAGGCATCACCGGTCGGGCTGCTGGTGATTCTCGGAGCCATCGGTGTTGGCTTTGTTATCCTGCGCAAAGACTGATTTTTCAGGCAATTCCCCTTTTTTACATATTTTCATCTTTGTTTTGTTGCTGATCCCGGTTTCTTCGTTTAACTTCAGATGAGTATCCTTCTCCGGCCATGGTAATGCCATAACTCGCCCCATATACGCATTATATATGGCACATTTGGAGAACCAGATAGTACAAAATGTAAACTTAACTTTACATTAATTTGTCATCTCTGAGAGGGATCCCATGAAAAACGCCATTCTCTGCATCATTCTCGTTCTTGTCCTTTTTGCAGCGCCGGCATCAGCTGATGATACTTCAGGAACTACTGCTACAACTGCAACAACGACTGCTGCAGAGACGACCGCAGCCACAACTACCATGGCAGCAACAGCGACAACCGCAGCAGCGACCGCGACAACAACTGACGTGACAACAGCAGCGACAACCGCTGTAACAACGGAAACAACTACTGTCGCAACGACTGCAGCGACTGCAGCGGTCACAACAGAAGTGACTACCGATGTCGCTACAACCGTGACCACCGAAGTAACTACCACCGCGACAACGGAAGTGACAACCGTTACCACAACGGCTGATACAACTGCCTGTGGCAGTATCTATGTGAGCTCCTACCCGTCACTGGCATCGATCCATATGGACTCGGTCTACCAGGGCATAACACCCCTGACTATCTCCAGTCTTAGTGCGGGGAATTATACCCTTCTCATCCAGATGACCGGGTATTCTGACTGGTCAGACAGCATTGCCGTTACCTCCGGAAACCAGACGAGCGTTTATGCAACGCTCTCCTCCCTGGCAACAACGACAGTAACGACCGTCCCGCAGACCACGCTCGTTGCAACCGTCCCCGTAGTCACCCCGATCATCACTACTCAGGCGACGGTTGCCCGCAAGACAACAACGC encodes the following:
- a CDS encoding PEGA domain-containing protein — encoded protein: MKNAILCIILVLVLFAAPASADDTSGTTATTATTTAAETTAATTTMAATATTAAATATTTDVTTAATTAVTTETTTVATTAATAAVTTEVTTDVATTVTTEVTTTATTEVTTVTTTADTTACGSIYVSSYPSLASIHMDSVYQGITPLTISSLSAGNYTLLIQMTGYSDWSDSIAVTSGNQTSVYATLSSLATTTVTTVPQTTLVATVPVVTPIITTQATVARKTTTLKIPTPWPTDTPKASPVDLAVILWGIGMGVVVLRRR